The proteins below come from a single Cinclus cinclus chromosome 23, bCinCin1.1, whole genome shotgun sequence genomic window:
- the PLEKHN1 gene encoding pleckstrin homology domain-containing family N member 1 yields MGNIACVPQAPGGFRSSFRRKPSLKKEQNGKKKLPSFFGVDGGQERDTTTDKILQYIPAKIIQKQENQKENLDQRFPSLFKKGRRKTIVRNLGKMIYYSKVKFKFQHCQEVNNCFLELFQSYLYFQSMGPSGLTYQDLVPLKELEVRELGAGQSPGQQDHAFHISGPLLNPLVVFCPSEAELKQWLYHLEKQIQLCGGSLALPLLSQSGWTSAGTKEELCWSVQNLPVQDWRGTQRESLGEILCVSKVKLQHLPFQEQHDRLLVLYPSTLVIVSEEPQGLCFKGELPLNAIQVLFEENDKTSFLIEGRLINSIRVTCPSYQDYQEWLYSLKTAQFRNADSSLSGSESFSGSKLPHPGQLASSGRGSLSSDGRTNSWASGGRVTTLTQLSQASGSLPDGHSFLPAPEEPLSPGYSQPLHSLAQPGWRSSGLPTQELRRGNSARKSKSKSSGQQDPERSICSLIPENPKAEMHSPVYHEPYSAHGSQHHPTQHHHPTQHHHPTQHHPPAQLELGRWHCQPLPTAPTYSTPGTSRRLWAPAQGSYLGEISSLPQEHLGPSLHPPGGNSGTYELADVTCPCQDSLSYHDYAELQSFQSDFSYDNLWEAEEKEMGSPRSSSPPAQEDFQVFQV; encoded by the exons ATGGGGAACATCGCCTGCGTCCCGCAGGCTCCCGGCGGCTTCAGGAGCTCCTTCCGAAGGAAACCCTCTCTGAAGAAGGA acaAAATGGCAAGAAAAAGTTACCCAGCTTTTTTGGAGTAGACGGAGGCCAGGAGAGAGACACGACCACGGACAAAATCCTGCAGTATATTCCAGCAAAG ATTATTCAGAAGCAGGAAAACCAGAAGGAAAACTTGGACCAGAGGTTCCCCAGCTTGTTCAAGAAGGGCAGAAGGAAAACGATTGTCAGGAATTTGGGCAAGATGATTTATTATTCCAAGGTCAAGTTCAAgttccagcactgccag GAGGTCAACAACTGCTtcctggagctgttccagtCCTACCTGTACTTCCAGTCCATGGGTCCCAGTGGCCTCACCTACCAG GATCTGGTGCCTctgaaggagctggaggtgcGTGAGCTgggggctgggcagagccccgGGCAGCAGGACCACGCTTTCCACATCTCAG GGCCTCTGCTCAACCCCCTGGTCGTGTTCTGCCCCTCGGAGGCTGAGCTGAAGCAGTGGCTTTACCACCTGGAGAAGCAGATCCAGCTCTGTGGAGGGAGCCTGGCCTtgcccctgctgtcccag AGCGGCTGGACAAGCGCTGGGACcaaggaggagctgtgctggtcCGTGCAGAACCTGCCCGTGCAGGACTGGAGAGGGACCCAGCGGGAAtccctgggagaaatcctctgtGTGTCCAAGGTGAAGCTtcagcacctgcccttccag GAGCAGCACGACCGGCTCCTGGTGCTCTACCCCTCCACGCTGGTGATTGTGTCCGAGGAGCCCCAGGGCCTCTGTTTCAAG GGAGAGCTCCCACTCAACGCCATCCAGGTGCTTTTTGAGGAGAATGACAAAACCTCCTTCCTGATCGAAG GCCGACTGATAAACTCCATCCGGGTGACCTGTCCCAGCTACCAGGACTACCAGGAGTGGCTCTACTCCCTCAAAACCGCGCAGTTCCGAAACGCCGATTCCTCCCTCTCGGGATCCGAGAGCTTCTCGGGGTCAAAGCTACCACACCCCGGCCAG CTGGCCAGCAGCGGGAGGGGATCGCTGAGCTCGGATGGCCGGACCAACTCCTGGGCGTCCGGAGGGAGAGTGACCACACTGACCCAGCTGTCCCAGGCCAGTGGCTCCCTGCCTGATGGCCACTCCTTCCTGCCAGCCCCCGAGGAGCCCCTGTCCCCTGGCTACTCACAGCCTCTGCAT agcctggcacagcccggCTGGCGCAGCTCAGGGCTGCCCACGCAGGAGCTGCGCAGGGGGAACAGCGCCAGGAAATCCAAGAGCAAGAGCAGCGGGCAGCAGGACCCCGAGAGGAGCATCTGCAGCCTCATCCCCGAAAATCCCAAAGCAGAGATGCATTCCCCGGTGTACCACGAGCCCTACTCAGCACACGGCTCCCAGCACCACCCCACACAGCATCATCACCCCACACAGCATCATCACCCCACACAGCATCACCCCCcggcacagctggagctgggcagg tggcactgccagcccctgcccacgGCCCCCACCTACAGCACCCCGGGCACCTCACGCCGGCTGTGggcacctgcccagggctcctACCTGGGGGAG ATCTCCTCCCTGCCACAGGAACACCTGGGCCCTTCACTGCATCCCCCAG GTGGCAACTCTGGCACCTATGAGCTGGCAGatgtcacctgtccctgccaggACTCCTTGTCCTACCACGACTACGCCGAGCTCCAGAGCTTCCAGAGCGACTTCAGCTACGACAACCTGTGGGAGGCTGAGGAGAAGGAGATGGGCTCCCCCCGCAgctcctcccctcctgcccaggAGGATTTCCAGGTGTTCCAGGTCTAA